A window of Aeromicrobium sp. Root236 contains these coding sequences:
- a CDS encoding class I SAM-dependent methyltransferase, which yields MTPDDPALSFGAAADAYDRARPPYPDEVVDWLLDGVDGPVTDVGAGTGKLTTALAARRDGVVAVEPDPGMRAILGQIPGIDSHGGSAENLPLGDGAASLVTMAQAWHWVDVPRASAEIARVLRRPGRLGLVWNYRSSADAWVVRLSAALGGVDSTGLMHEIRGHGPAAASPFGAYERLVVAWEHVIDVDTLVALAASRSYVIVRPPHEREHVLSAVRELGEERAGADGSVRLPYETYAFRFDLV from the coding sequence GTGACCCCTGACGATCCTGCCCTCTCGTTCGGCGCTGCGGCCGATGCGTACGACCGCGCGCGGCCGCCCTACCCCGACGAGGTGGTGGACTGGCTGCTCGACGGTGTCGACGGACCCGTCACCGACGTCGGTGCGGGCACCGGCAAGCTCACCACAGCCCTCGCTGCTCGCCGTGACGGCGTCGTCGCCGTGGAGCCGGACCCGGGCATGCGAGCCATCCTCGGGCAGATCCCCGGCATCGACTCTCACGGCGGCTCGGCAGAGAACCTGCCCCTGGGTGACGGCGCCGCGAGTCTCGTCACCATGGCGCAGGCGTGGCACTGGGTCGACGTCCCGCGGGCGTCGGCCGAGATCGCCAGGGTGCTGCGTCGGCCCGGGCGTTTGGGACTGGTGTGGAACTACCGGTCGTCAGCCGACGCGTGGGTCGTGCGGCTGAGCGCTGCGCTCGGCGGGGTCGACTCGACGGGGCTGATGCACGAGATCCGCGGGCACGGCCCGGCTGCGGCGAGCCCGTTCGGCGCGTACGAGCGACTCGTCGTGGCCTGGGAGCACGTCATCGACGTCGACACCCTCGTCGCGCTGGCCGCGTCGCGCAGCTACGTCATCGTCCGGCCGCCGCACGAGCGTGAGCACGTGCTGTCAGCCGTACGGGAGCTCGGTGAGGAGCGTGCCGGTGCCGACGGGTCGGTCCGGCTGCCGTACGAGACGTACGCCTTCCGGTTCGACCTGGTCTGA